The genome window TCAGATCCTTGGCGCGTCCGGTGACGACAATCTGCCCGTTCAGCAGATAGCCGAGATCACCGGTATTGAGCCATCCATCAGCCGAGAGCACCGCTGCGGTTGCTTCGGGCTGGGCGAAGTAGCCGGTCATGATGCTCGGCCCCCGCGCATAGATCACGCCCACGCGCCGCTCCGGCAGGACGGTTCCATCCTCGCCACGTACCTCGATGGCGTAGCCGGGCAAAGCAGGGCCGCACAGGACAAAGTCGCGGCCCTGACCGGGGTGCTCCTCTGGTACGCTGGCAAGGGCGAGTCCCTGATGCTCCAGCGGTCCGCGCGCCACGACATCGGTATGCAGCCCCTCACCATGTGGGGAGAAGCTGAGGGCCAGTGTGACCTCGGCCATGCCATAGCTGGGGACAAAAGTCCGATCACTGAAACCCCGTGTTGCGAAGCTTGCTGCGAAGTCGCGCAGAACCTGCGGGCGGATCATGTCGCCGCCGATCCCGGCGATGCGCCAGCTGGACAGATCCAATGTTTCCGGTGCGCTTTCAGCCCGGCGGGCGCACAGCTCATAGCCGAAGGAAGGGCTGTAGGAGAGCGTGCCACGATTGCGGCTGATCAGATCCAGCCAGACCAGCGGACGGCGTGCGAATTCCCGCGTTGGCAGAAAATCGACTGAAATCTGGCAGGTCAGCGGGGTCAGCAAAAAGCCGACCAGCCCCATATCGTGATACAGCGGCAACCAGGAAACGCCCCGATCCCCATCCCTGAACGCCAGCCCGTGCTGGCTGATAGCGGCGGCGTTGGCCATGGCGGCGCGCTGTGTGACGGCCACGCCGAGCGGAAACCGGGTGCTGCCGGAGGAAAACTGTAGATAGGACAGCGCATCCGGATCAATCACCGGCAGGTCCATGCCTGGGACCGGCATGGTGTGCAGCATGGTGGCGGTGCCGGTGAAGACGAGGTTCAGACCCTCGGTCGCTTCCTGCAACCATTCGTGCAGCAGATCGGGCGCAAAAGCGGCGCTGGCCTGTGCGCTTTCGATCATGCGGCGGAGATTGGCGATATATCCTTCCCGTCCGGCAAAGGCGGCGGGCAGCGGCAGGGGGGCGGGCACCAGCCCGGCATACTGGCAGGCCCAGAAGATGCGGACGAAATCACCGTCATTTTCGGCAATCAGCGCGATGCGCTCACCCGGATTCAGACCGAGGGCCAGCAGGCGGCGGGCATCATCCTGGGCCTGACGACGCAATGCCCGATAGGGCAACGCTTCCTGTAACACACCGCGTCCGGAGTAGAAGTTCAGCCCGGCTTCTCCGGTGGCGGCATAATCCAGCGCATCGGGCAGGGTGGAAAAATCAGCAAGCCGACGGGGAGTGCCAGGGTCTGACGGTGTGGGGATGACGGAATGATGCACGGGTGGTCCACATCCTTGAGTGCTGACGCGCCACTCCCGGTGGCGGTAGGTGCAGGTTGGTCGGGCGGCGGGGTGACAGGATCAGCCCCCTGAAAGGCGGGACAATCAGGGCGTTTGAAGGCGATCCGTCAAGTCCGAAGGGCGGTTTAGTAGTATTTCATTCTGATATCGACCACGTTATCGCCGGGGTGGGTTGCAAATCTGACAGCTGACAGGTCAGGCGGCCCCAGCAGAAGAACCGGGTTGCGGGAGAAACCGAACCCTTCGGCAGGCAGGCCCAGCATGGTCGTGTCGAAATGACCGTTCCGGTTGGCGTCGTGAAACATGGCGACGGCGTAGAATCCGGTTGCGGGCAATGCGATGCAGGCATGCGTCACAGGAAGGGAAACCGGCAGGTTGACACGGGCAAGTTTGTATTTTCCATCCAGAAAATGCGTGGCCTCATCCGGATAGACAGTGATGGTGATCACGCCTTCTGCCGAATTCATGCCATGGACAGAGATCACAAGGCGTGTCTGGTGCGGATCATCCGGCTGACACTGATCGGTCCCTGCGTGACTATGGTGGGGCCAGATTGCCAGACTCAGAAGGACCAAAATACTAAAAAGCCGTTTCAATATGGCTGGTCTGTTCCGATCCATGACGCTGCTTCCTGCCAGTCTTGTGATGAAGTGCGACTTCCGGTTAGGTCTGACGGGTCGCCACCGCCTATCATGCCGGGTATTTCTGCATGAGCAGGCTGTACGGGCATGGAGCGGTCAAGTCCAGCCGACCGCAGGAGAGAGTCGAGGAGGAAGGGAAACGTCCTCCGGCATGAAATGCGTCAGATCCTGATTTTCCGCCATAACCTGTTCCGTGTTTCGGAGCCGTTCGTCACCGAACCGGCTGAAGCACTGACGCGCTATCGCCCGCTTTACATGGGCTGGTTGCGCTATGGGGAGGCACCGTCGGGGGCGGAGTCCATTGTGCTGGGGCGTTGTTCCGGTACGCGTCCTTCTGCCGCGGTAGGCTGGCAGATGCTGTCCCGCGATCCCGGCCCCTATCTGCGGCGGCTGGGTGAGCGCAGGCCATCGCTGATTCATGCCCATTTCGGGGTTGATGGCAGCTATGCCCTGCCGCTGGCCAGGCGGCTCGGTGTGAAGCTGATCACGACATTTCATGGATTCGATGCGACCCTGTCTCTGGCCGGGCTGATGACATCTCCTCCCTGGGCCTGGTACGCGCTGATGCGGCGCAGACTGGCGCGGGAGGGCGCGTTGTTCCTCTGTGCCTCCGCGTTTATTCGCCGGAAAGTGCTGGCACTGGGTTTCCCCTCTGAGCGCACGCGGGTTCACTATATCGGTGTTGATTGTGCCGGAATCATGCCTCGTGTGCCGGAGGAGGAGACCAGAACCATCCTGCATGTCGCCCGGCTGGTGGACGTCAAGGGCACAGCTTCTTTGATCCGAGCTTTTGCCCGGCTGAATGGCCGGCATAAGGATGTCAGGCTGGACATTATCGGGCAGGGGCCGTTGCTGTCGGGGTTGCGTGATCTGGCGCGCGCGCTTGGAGTTGAAGCGCGGGTGCGGTTTCTGGGTGCATGGCCGCATGAGGCTGTTCTGCACCACATTCGGCAGGCGGCGATGCTGGTGCAGCCGAGCGTGCGGACCCATAGCGGGCGGGAGGAAGGGTTGGGCATGGTGCTGCTGGAAGCCGCGGCAAGTGGCGTGCCTGCGATCGGCTCGCTCAGTGGAGGTATACCGGAAGCCGTCCGGGATGGTGAAACCGGTTTCCTGACGCCGGAGCGGGATGTGGAGGCGCTGGCCCGCCGGATGAATGATCTGCTGGATGACGACACGCTTCGCCGGCGCATGGGCCATGCTGCCCGGCGCATGGCCGAGCAGGAATTCGACCGCCAGCGTCAGACGACCCGTCTGGAAACCCTGTATGATTCGGTGCTCGACCATGCAGGCTGAAGCGGATGTGGTTCCAGAGGGAGCAACGATCGTCGTCGCACACCCGGATGATGAATGTCTCTGGCTGAGTTCCGTACTGCCGACGGCCCGTCATGTGGTGTTCGTATTCGGCGATTCCTTTACACGTCCGCAGCGTGCGGCCGCCCGGCGGCGGGCGGTGGCGGCCTTGCATCTGCCGGGGCTGGTGAATCTGGCGATCCCCGAAAGCGGGGCAGGATTCAAGGTTGACTGGGCGGATGAGCATCTCGACACCGTGCTGACCCGGTTCGGTATTACGATCAACGAACCAGCGGCGCGGGCGCGCTACGAGGCCAATTTTGACCGCGTGCTTGCCGGGTTGAGGCCGCATCTGACCGGCGCGCTGCATGTCTGCACCCATAATCCATGGGGTGAGTATGGTCATGCCGAGCATTTTCAGGTTCATCGTGCCGTGATGCAGTTGCAGGCGGAGCTGGGCTTTACGGTTTGGTACAGCAATTACGTGGATGCGCGCAGCCTGACCCTTGCGGCCCGGATTGGCGCATCTCCCTGTTATGCACAGCGAAGGACTGTCCCCACGGCGCCGGGGGTTGCGCGGGGGCTGATGCGGGTTTATCGCCGCTACGGAGCCTGGACCTGGACACGCTGGCATGTCTGGCCGGAGCGGGAGACGTTGTTTTCGGTTCCGCCGGAAGGGTGTCACTCGACACTGGCGGGCGAGGCATTGCTGGATGTCGCGGGATTACGCCTGTGGCCACCGCCCTGGCGCCGTGCTCTTCGTGTTCTGCCGGCTCAGCCGCCTTTATCGTCCCTGTTTCGCCCGCCGGTGGCGGGGCAGGCATAACCAGTCCGGGAATTCCATGGCGAAGCTTCCTCTGTCGAAGAAACTCAAGGGCCTCCGGTCGGGCCTGCGCTTTCTCGGTCTTGTCGCCGGTTCCCGTTATAATCCTCTGCTGGCGCAGGTGGTGGTAACGCGGCGCTGCAACCTGGCCTGCGGATACTGTAACGAATACGATACGTTTTCTCCCCCCGTGCCGTTGCCGGAACTGCTGGCGCGGATTGATCATCTGGCGAAACTCCGCACAGCCTCCATCACTTTTACCGGAGGCGAGCCGCTGCTTCATCCGCAACTGGATGAGGCCATCCGGGCGGCGCGGCGTCATGGCATGATCGTGACCATGATCACCAACGGGTTCCGTCTGACCAAAGCCTGGATCGACCGTCTGAATGCGGCCGGATTACAGGGTATGCAGATCAGCATCGACAATCTGGAACCGGATGAGGTGTCGATGAAAAGCCTGCATTCGGTGGAAAAGAAACTCGGATTGCTGGCGGAGCATGCGCAGTTCAAGGTCAACGTCAATTCGGTGCTTGGGATCAGTGATGAACGCACACCGGATGTGATCGAGGTTGCGCGCACCGCTGCCAAATATGGGCTCCAGCATTCTGTCGGCGTGCTGCATGACCATACCGGAACGCTGAAGCCGCTGAGCGCGCTCCAGATGGCGGCCTATGCGACGGTCACGAAAATCTCGCCGTCTCTGGTGCATGGTCTCAATTACCGCCTGTTTCAGCGGAACCTGATGCAGGGGCAGCCCAATCAATGGAAATGCCGTGCCGGCGCGCGGTACCTGTATGTGACCGAGGACGGGCGGGTACACTGGTGTTCACAGCAGCGGGGCTATCCGGCCATTCCGTTGCTGGAATACACGCGGGAGGATCTGCGGCGCGAATATCATACGCCCAAATCCTGTGCGCCGACCTGCACTTTATCCTGCGTTCATCAGATGAGCATGTTCGATGGCTTCCGTGGGGCGCAGACCTTGCCGGAGCCTGCTCCTGTGGCGGCTGAATAGGTTTATCCGGTGGAGGAAGGCCCTTTTTTCCGCTGAGAGAGCGGCAGCAGGGAGCCGATCGTGATGATGGCGGCAATCATCACCAGCCGAAGCATGGGAGGCGCCGTTCCTGCCAGTGTTTCCAGACCGATCACGACCAGCACCAGAACGGTCGCCCGCTCCACAGACCCCCGTATGGTGTGCAGCCATATCCACGGTGACCAGCCCCAGCGTCGGTGCACATAGCGGGACGCCCAGAGCAGGGCGCAGGGATAGATCGCAAGCCATGATGCGGCGGCGGCGATCACACCCTGTTCCGGCGGCAGGACCAGCCCGGACCCCAGAATACCGAGGCTGAGCAGCGTCAGGGTCGTCGCTGAAAGTTTTGCCGCCATACCGGGCTGCCCGGTGGCCAGCATCAGCGGAAACATCAGTTCCAGCATCACACGCAACAGGGCGGCCCCGGCCAGAAGCTGAAGGGGCAGAGCGGCGGCGGCATAGCTTCCGCCATGACCGTCTTTCAGAAGCGCCAGCAGCGGATGCGCGGCGAGGATCAGTCCAATCGTGACCGGCGTGACCAGCATCAGCAGGCGGCGCAGCGCCCAGGTAACCCCTTCCTGAAGCGCGGGTGGCGTGTGCGCCATGCGGGAAAAAACCGGTAGCGTCGCACGCTTGATCAACTGGCTGACGGCCATGGCCGGTTCCATCGCCACATCGAAGGCGACCCGGTAGAGGGCCAGCGATGCCGGACCATATAATCCGCCCACCAGCAGGAAATCGATATTGCGGAACACCTGATCGAGCAGGCTGGCCGAGGCC of Granulibacter bethesdensis contains these proteins:
- a CDS encoding glycosyltransferase; its protein translation is MRQILIFRHNLFRVSEPFVTEPAEALTRYRPLYMGWLRYGEAPSGAESIVLGRCSGTRPSAAVGWQMLSRDPGPYLRRLGERRPSLIHAHFGVDGSYALPLARRLGVKLITTFHGFDATLSLAGLMTSPPWAWYALMRRRLAREGALFLCASAFIRRKVLALGFPSERTRVHYIGVDCAGIMPRVPEEETRTILHVARLVDVKGTASLIRAFARLNGRHKDVRLDIIGQGPLLSGLRDLARALGVEARVRFLGAWPHEAVLHHIRQAAMLVQPSVRTHSGREEGLGMVLLEAAASGVPAIGSLSGGIPEAVRDGETGFLTPERDVEALARRMNDLLDDDTLRRRMGHAARRMAEQEFDRQRQTTRLETLYDSVLDHAG
- a CDS encoding radical SAM protein; translation: MAKLPLSKKLKGLRSGLRFLGLVAGSRYNPLLAQVVVTRRCNLACGYCNEYDTFSPPVPLPELLARIDHLAKLRTASITFTGGEPLLHPQLDEAIRAARRHGMIVTMITNGFRLTKAWIDRLNAAGLQGMQISIDNLEPDEVSMKSLHSVEKKLGLLAEHAQFKVNVNSVLGISDERTPDVIEVARTAAKYGLQHSVGVLHDHTGTLKPLSALQMAAYATVTKISPSLVHGLNYRLFQRNLMQGQPNQWKCRAGARYLYVTEDGRVHWCSQQRGYPAIPLLEYTREDLRREYHTPKSCAPTCTLSCVHQMSMFDGFRGAQTLPEPAPVAAE
- a CDS encoding DUF2141 domain-containing protein, coding for MISVHGMNSAEGVITITVYPDEATHFLDGKYKLARVNLPVSLPVTHACIALPATGFYAVAMFHDANRNGHFDTTMLGLPAEGFGFSRNPVLLLGPPDLSAVRFATHPGDNVVDIRMKYY
- a CDS encoding oligosaccharide flippase family protein; amino-acid sequence: MDNHRQHLARGFNWLGGAAIAARVMDIASTVIALMFLTKEQVGIAAMVIATGMVIEALDGIGAAEALVQAPRISRTQYDSLFWFVMTAAAVIGLLTWLLAKESGSLFGIGGIAGYFAAVALKQPLVAGAVIPLAQMNRALQYERIAAVGLAGTFGGALTRAGLAVCGAGSWALVAAYTISGACILTASLMAHPFRPRLRFRFITIRFLLRFGIRSASASLLDQVFRNIDFLLVGGLYGPASLALYRVAFDVAMEPAMAVSQLIKRATLPVFSRMAHTPPALQEGVTWALRRLLMLVTPVTIGLILAAHPLLALLKDGHGGSYAAAALPLQLLAGAALLRVMLELMFPLMLATGQPGMAAKLSATTLTLLSLGILGSGLVLPPEQGVIAAAASWLAIYPCALLWASRYVHRRWGWSPWIWLHTIRGSVERATVLVLVVIGLETLAGTAPPMLRLVMIAAIITIGSLLPLSQRKKGPSSTG
- a CDS encoding fatty acyl-AMP ligase — translated: MHHSVIPTPSDPGTPRRLADFSTLPDALDYAATGEAGLNFYSGRGVLQEALPYRALRRQAQDDARRLLALGLNPGERIALIAENDGDFVRIFWACQYAGLVPAPLPLPAAFAGREGYIANLRRMIESAQASAAFAPDLLHEWLQEATEGLNLVFTGTATMLHTMPVPGMDLPVIDPDALSYLQFSSGSTRFPLGVAVTQRAAMANAAAISQHGLAFRDGDRGVSWLPLYHDMGLVGFLLTPLTCQISVDFLPTREFARRPLVWLDLISRNRGTLSYSPSFGYELCARRAESAPETLDLSSWRIAGIGGDMIRPQVLRDFAASFATRGFSDRTFVPSYGMAEVTLALSFSPHGEGLHTDVVARGPLEHQGLALASVPEEHPGQGRDFVLCGPALPGYAIEVRGEDGTVLPERRVGVIYARGPSIMTGYFAQPEATAAVLSADGWLNTGDLGYLLNGQIVVTGRAKDLIIVNGRNIWPQDLEWSAESHIPALRSRDVVVFSIDNDAQEKVVALLQCRLSDPAAREALQQEAASLFLRQHGVEVSVILVPPRSLPQTSSGKLSRARARQMLLAGAFESDPVSSVA